The following are from one region of the Plasmodium gaboni strain SY75 chromosome 12, whole genome shotgun sequence genome:
- a CDS encoding putative transcription factor Tfb2, whose amino-acid sequence MVKIRKNVENMEIYDYMKELNENVWCYFFDDSLAHETIYHSLNELEQIIISRLLFIQQVVSERAMRLWINPNYLKKLSESIKNLVEAKILVESDMKKDNYNQYKINESFRITLLNKIYKTNTNNIFIFNNNIKEQLEREKNLYEQNLFPHKEEIFGYAQTKWNNLLHFIASPNFNSVNNYFNSNINNDDPNKYSSYDMTRRKRAGKDGGSDLGRKSFDKMASRRSYNRRRKKKRYSDDEDEFDEEEYEGEDDDNIVDGDDSDDSDGDDNDGDGNSDDNSDDHSDDDNNIDLNDEENSHPLVKYQYENHQLNNSTPYVEKPSDDYTYKKEDENKIGQRKSVHFNTDMYEEQYNNSYTQQIDSNNVNEMDYYMTDSKTKNNKKKKKKNKHIYAYKQNELYYKSLLNMEHSYIEEENYNNNESAFFLSNMNERFMTKPSESVIEVLRRKNFLLDDPNNTKTINMSREAFSWFLKDLRSRIISLVLEYLLIIDNGYVTNIAKDVYTKYQKKKNNATNNITASSSSGINNNINFDENIKSNNGEESKKSYDNNSTTTTIKNNNNNNNNNSSSNSAYITRSNKDPKKSEIYVKETLLFILSLSQCDISHPIFLDNLTKAQKEFIDFGSHIGLFLKPNDTYIFITPYALLLTINNFNSQYYLSLLSNITIEGLCEEDVRKRLSERYFHFYLLKQDEKEEKYINKDLSSDIKNKDDMSLVLDKRKNITKKLINDSLYSDIKMNGSNNLEIGLIVQSNFKVYLYTSSLLKINILSHLCELQARTPNMVVGILTRRSVLNAYNSDITANQIIKFLESYSHPGKNNFKSSIPMNVITQLKLWESERHRLTLEDAIVFKSFEKDFMPHLYQQIVIWANSKNYLLYYTPWPKNNTKEFDIWIKAEKYLCCIYESKNEIIDKIKEIREKLMKKRQSG is encoded by the coding sequence ATGGTTAAAATAAGGAAGAATGTTGAAAATATGGAAATATACGATTACATGAAGGAACTGAATGAAAATGTGTGgtgttatttttttgatgaTTCTTTAGCACATGAAACAATATATCATTCCCTTAATGAATTAGaacaaataattatttcaagattattatttatacagCAAGTAGTTTCAGAAAGAGCTATGAGATTATGGATTAATCcaaattatttaaaaaagttaagtgaaagtataaaaaatttagTAGAAGCAAAAATATTAGTAGAAAGTGATATGaaaaaagataattataatcaatataaaattaatgaaAGTTTTAGAATTACcttattaaataaaatttataaaacaaatacaaataatatctttatttttaataataatattaaagaaCAATTAGAAAGggaaaaaaatttatacGAACAGAATTTATTTCCTcataaagaagaaatatttGGTTATGCTCAAACAAAGTGGAATaatttattacattttataGCATCTCCAAATTTTAATTCTgtgaataattattttaattcaaatattaataatgacGATCCAAATAAATACTCCTCCTATGATATGACAAGGCGTAAAAGAGCAGGAAAAGATGGAGGTTCAGATTTGGGAAGGAAATCGTTCGATAAAATGGCTAGTCGTCGATCTTATAATAGGAGAcgaaaaaagaaaagataTAGTGATGACGAGGATGAATTTGATGAGGAGGAATATGAAGGGgaagatgatgataatattgTTGATGGTGATGATAGTGATGATAGTGATGgtgatgataatgatgGTGATGGTAATAGTGATGATAATAGTGATGATCATAgtgatgatgataataatattgatcTTAACGATGAAGAAAATTCTCACCCACTTGTAAAATATCAATATGAAAATCATCAACTTAATAACTCGACTCCTTATGTCGAAAAACCATCAGATGATTATACTTACAAAAAAGAAGATGAAAACAAAATAGGGCAAAGAAAAAGTGTACATTTTAATACTGACATGTATGAAGAACAATATAACAATTCATATACACAACAAATAGATAGTAATAATGTAAATGAAATGGATTATTATATGACTGATAGTAAAAcaaagaataataaaaaaaagaaaaaaaaaaacaaacatatatatgcatataaacaaaatgaatTGTATTATAAGAGTTTATTAAATATGGAACATAGTTATAttgaagaagaaaattataataataatgaaagTGCCTTTTTCTTGTCAAATATGAATGAAAGGTTTATGACTAAACCTAGCGAAAGTGTTATTGAAGTGTTAAGGAGAAAAAATTTCCTTTTAGATGATCctaataatacaaaaacTATAAATATGAGTAGAGAAGCTTTTTCGTGGtttttaaaagatttaAGGAGTAGAATAATATCCTTAGTGCTTGAATATTTACTAATAATAGATAATGGTTATGTGACAAATATAGCTAAAGATGTATATACAAAGTATcaaaagaagaaaaataatgctacaaataatattactGCAAGTAGTAGTAGTggtataaataataatataaattttgatgaaaatattaaaagtaACAATGGTGAAGAATCCAAGAAAAgttatgataataatagtactactactactattaaaaataataataataataataataataatagtagtaGTAATAGTGCATATATAACAAGAAGTAATAAAGATCCAAAGAAATCagaaatatatgtaaaagaaacgttattatttattttatcattatcacAATGTGATATAAGTCATCCAATATTTTTAGATAATTTAACAAAGGCTCAAAAAGAATTCATAGATTTTGGTAGTCATATAGGCCTATTTTTAAAACCTAatgatacatatatatttataacaCCATATGCCTTACTATTAacaattaataattttaattcaCAGTATTATCTATCTCTATTAAGTAATATAACTATTGAAGGGTTATGTGAAGAAGATGTTAGGAAAAGATTAAGTGAGAgatattttcatttttatttattaaaacaggatgaaaaagaagaaaaatatattaataaagaTTTATCATcagatataaaaaataaagatgatATGTCATTAGTATTagataaaagaaaaaatatcacaaaaaaattaattaatgATAGTTTATATTctgatataaaaatgaatgGTAGTAATAATCTTGAAATAGGATTAATTGTTCAGAGTAATTTTAaagtatatttatatacatcttctttattaaaaattaatatattaagtCATTTATGTGAGTTACAAGCGCGTACACCAAATATGGTTGTAGGAATTCTAACTAGAAGAAGTGTATTGAATGCATATAATTCAGATATTACAGCAAAtcaaattattaaatttttagAATCTTATTCACATCcaggaaaaaataattttaaaagCTCTATACCTATGAATGTTATTACTCAATTGAAATTGTGGGAATCTGAAAGACATAGATTAACATTGGAAGATGCTATAGTTTTTAAATCTTTTGAAAAAGATTTTATGCCACACTTATATCAACAAATAGTTATATGGGCTAACAgtaaaaattatttgttataCTATACACCATGGCctaaaaataatacaaaagAATTTGATATATGGATAAAGGCAGAAAAATATCTCTGCTGTATTTATGAAtcaaaaaatgaaattataGATAAAATTAAGGAAATACGAGAAAAACTTATGAAAAAAAGACAAAGCGGATAA
- a CDS encoding putative N-alpha-acetyltransferase 15, NatA auxiliary subunit, protein MKKEGVDHNKLPNKEVNNFRLMTQLIELKKHKKAYKICEQILKKYPKNGETLSVKGYLLNLMDQKNKEEAFKLIKEGIKNNLSSNFCWYLYGCLYKIYKNYDEALKCFMKSIKLNRFDFKALKEACIVLLYLKKYEQFKDLRIDMYNDSVKNIKDKAVLVFAYHLTKSYEKCYVIIKQIDNELINDNELSINEKHDLLVYLSEILLEGKKYKECLNFLKKYESVLLDTLWYYQMLGLLYLYQEDFKKSNFYFKKAFSLNYENINILLLILYTEKDYYIDCHNKTDKNDNNLNDCKENNTNSMSINEEGKKCLSSLFYLDYKNEHKENEKVILDNNVKILLHDLILDIYGSDRNLKLLSYVEKNIINDYISHNLDMKKYDIYSVSQFNNFVNINLIHTNNFIDSMDIDNMDDFIHTLNENIKKENKNIINNNNNNKKKNNDDNDDKMNLVKSNYNYHQFNNLHFSELFGVDLPYCYKKKYEKDMDKLYYFKIKNLNEQEEECLEKYFNNLQQLYKNSNLLKIIPLYFFNENKFSLYVEQLIRSLCFQKSLTIFNYFKPLLTFKNINIILFLLHKYIDYYDKCKDICPFVVKNDINIKNDGIEECAENSKTTCNGHMEIKEELNNASDDLKDVNNLDTSTNFEKREDMEHDDKMYSKNEDKLNGTLQHNNNNNNNNNKMNKKNENVDEEEDDENIPSGLNDKDLEKLIEKNVEIKDLMGISSPLGNNNVKKKKDNKKNNNNNNENKEIKLDLKKTCLTNEEKKEYFIICIYSFIIQLYDYINCTDKALELIEKCIKSIEQKNNKNLIYELIFIKGLIYKRNGNYLGAYKYFEECRNVNIGDRYINTKTIKTCLKCGLIKDAKKMATIFTNPLDNNFIKNINETQCFWLEYNISLSYINNHPNIHLIHYLKTEANNIYDFKNLSNSDNQHNMNNITRQNGKLPQHNNNDNDDTNNVDNTNKIDDMINQTTFNLKKSILLENDINSKNIFQDYSKGLHLLHMGHKQFIDIHEDQICFYYYTMRKMLFKTYRHLLHMTGHLFSSRFYRRFGKSLIRILLDMHDFKISGKVETNKGNKKKNKTNNNNNNNNVLNQEENVFYEHIQNEPLDNAMIYMNTFLSQPNIDISVHRLNYEIEKRKGKDYIQLINIISKMKSIFPHHNYHHKLAPVISHYLHTVPIDDMSDNDKEEVKTKLNELFNLNHSEYDKNLLKQIRKEYIEDFINFFEEHKKGDLCYYQSALEIYMDCNEKIDQKFLKKVDVNLEKNKLERCFKFLRFLIKHKEKHLSLSQLIDPFKASCRKIYPLATAFE, encoded by the exons atGAAGAAGGAGGGTGTTGATCATAACAAGTTACCAAATAAGGAAGTAAACAATTTTCGTTTGATGACCCAACTGATAGAATTGAAAAAGCATAAGAAAGCCTACAAAATATGCGaacaaatattaaaaaaatatccAAAGAATGGAGAAACATTATCTGTTAAAGgttatttattaaatttgATGGATCagaaaaataaagaagaagcatttaaattaattaaggaaggtataaaaaataatttatctAGTAATTTTTGTTGGTATTTATATGGTTGTTTGTATAAGATATACAAGAATTATGATGAGGCattaaaatgttttatgAAATCTATTAAGTTGAATCGATTTGATTTTAAAGCCTTAAAAGAAGCTTGTATAGTTTTGttgtatttaaaaaaatatgaacagTTTAAAGATTTAAGAATAGATATGTATAATGATAgtgtaaaaaatattaaagataAAGCTGTTTTAGTTTTTGCATATCATCTAACAAAGAGTTATGAAAAATGTTATGtaattataaaacaaattgacaatgaattaataaatgataatgaaTTGAGTATAAATGAGAAGCATGATTTGTTAGTATATTTAAGtgaaatattattagaaggaaagaaatataaagaatgtttaaattttttaaaaaaatatgaatcTGTTTTATTAGATACTTTATGGTATTATCAAATGTTAggtttattatatttatatcaagaagattttaaaaaatccaatttttattttaaaaaagcCTTTTCTTTgaattatgaaaatataaatatacttttattaattttatatacagaaaaggattattatatagatTGTCATAATAAAACggataaaaatgataataatttaaatgattgtaaagaaaataatacaaattCGATGAGCATAAATGAAGAAGGAAAGAAATGTTTGTCAAGTCTTTTCTATTTggattataaaaatgaacataaggaaaatgaaaaagttattttagataataatgtaaaaatattattacatgatttaatattagatatatatgGATCAGATAGAAACTTAAAATTACTTTCTTatgtagaaaaaaatataataaatgattatatatctCATAATTTAGATATGAAGAAATATGATATTTACAGTGTATCACAATTTAATAActttgtaaatataaatttaattcATACGAATAATTTTATAGATTCAATGGATATAGACAATATGGATGattttatacatacattaaatgaaaatataaaaaaagaaaataaaaatataataaacaataataataataataaaaaaaaaaataatgatgataatgatgataaaatGAATTTAGTCAAAtcaaattataattatcatcaaTTTAATAATCTTCATTTTTCAGAATTATTTGGTGTTGATTTACCttattgttataaaaaaaagtatgaaaaagatatggataaattatattattttaaaataaaaaatttaaatgaacaagaagaagaatgcttagaaaaatattttaataatttacaacaattatataaaaattctAACTTACTTAAAATTAttcctttatatttttttaatgagAACAAATTTTCACTTTATGTGGAACAGTTAATACGCTCTTTATGTTTTCAAAAATCTTTGActatttttaattattttaagCCATTATTaacttttaaaaatataaatattatacttttcttacttcataaatatatagattattatgataaatGCAAGGATATTTGTCCATTCGTTGTCAAGAATgatataaacataaaaaatgatgGAATAGAAGAATGTGCAGAAAACTCCAAAACAACATGTAATGGGCATATGGAAATTAAAGAAGAGTTAAATAATGCATCTGATGATTTAAAAGATGTGAATAATTTAGATACTAGTACAAATTTTGAGAAAAGAGAAGATATGGAACACGATGATAAAATGTATAGTAAGAATGAAGATAAATTGAATGGCACCTTACAAcacaacaacaataataataataataataataaaatgaataagaagaatgaaaatgttgatgaagaagaagatgatgaaaatattcCAAGTGGATTAAATGACAAAGACttagaaaaattaatagaaaaaaatgttgAAATTAAAGATCTTATGGGTATATCTAGCCCATTaggaaataataatgtaaaaaaaaaaaaagataataaaaaaaataataataataataatgaaaataaagaaattaaacttgatttaaaaaaaacatgTTTAACAAATGAGGAAAAGaaagaatattttattatttgtatttattcttttattatacaattatatgattatataaactGTACTGATAAAGCATTAGAACTAATTgaaaaatgtataaaaagtattgaacaaaaaaataataaaaatttaatatatgaattaatatttattaaagGATTAATTTATAAACGTAATGGGAATTATTTAGGtgcatataaatattttgaagAGTGTAGAAATGTTAATATTGGTGatagatatattaatacaaaaaCAATTAAAACATGTTTAAAATGTGGATTAATAAAAGATGCTAAAAAAATGGCAACTATTTTTACAAATCCAttagataataattttatcaaaaatataaatgaaacACAATGTTTTTGGttagaatataatatttcattaagttatattaataatcatccaaatatacatttaatacattatttaaaaacagaagcaaataatatatatgattttaaAAATCTATCTAATTCTGATAATCAAcataatatgaacaatatAACAAGACAAAATGGAAAACTCCCACAACACAacaataatgataatgatgatacaaataatgttgataatacaaataaaattgatGATATGATCAATCAAACAACATtcaatttaaaaaaaagtattctattagaaaatgatattaattcaaaaaatatatttcaagATTATAGTAAAGGATTACATTTATTACATATGGGTCATAAACAATTTATAGATATACATGAAGATCAAATATGtttctattattatacTATGAGAAAAATGTTATTTAAAACATATCGACATTTATTACATATGACCGGTCATCTTTTTTCAAGTAGATTCTATCGAAGATTTGGAAAATCGCTAATCAGAATTTTATTAGATATGCATgattttaaaatatcaGGAAAAGTAGAAACAAAtaaaggaaataaaaagaaaaacaaaactaacaataataataataataataatgttttaAATCAGGAAGAAAATGTTTTTTATGAACACATTCAAAATGAACCTTTAGATAATGCtatgatatatatgaacaCCTTTTTATCTCAACCAAATATTGATATATCAGTACACAGATTGAATTATGAAATAGAAAAGAGGAAAg GCAAGGATTACATTCAATTGATTAATATCATTTCAAAAATGAAATCTATTTTTCCACATcataattatcatcataaGTTGGCTCCAGTTATTTCTCACTATTTACATACAg TTCCTATTGATGACATGTCTGATAATGATAAGGAAGAGGTAAAAACAAAATTGAATGAGCTCTTTAATTTAAACCATTCagaatatgataaaaaCCTTTTGAAACAAATaagaaaagaatatattgaagattttattaatttttttgaagaACATAAGAAGGGAGatttatgttattatcAATCTG CCcttgaaatatatatggattgcaatgaaaaaattgaccagaaatttttaaaaaaagtgGATGTGAATctagaaaaaaataaattagaaagatgttttaaatttttaagaTTCCTAATTAAACATAAGGAGAAGCATTTATCCTTATCTCAACTTATAGATCCATTTaaa GCATCCTGTAGAAAGATATATCCACTAGCAACAGCTTTcgaatga
- a CDS encoding hypothetical protein (conserved Plasmodium protein, unknown function): protein MKIIILQLFVKISLFLFFFVHKNFIYTYKIHGGFLKYDNYNKRGILLRSSFEEEEEKNVYGSDIMLRKSDTVEKNKRKIRYSFSPIKTNTLMNIKKKIALNERNNNSVKNKKYNFTRSAIGGGKKKIRTNQKNDIHKSLIDDINKERLKEKIYSIKNMDNDNNDMKIRDDDNVNILPLPVEKNGEGYNCLILCKGLPFHVDNSQIIEFFKPYKIIEKYIIFMRDKKGHFFGDILVRFINKEQKYLALKNKNFKFLLHRYIQLYHVNEEHYEEYYNIGYKNPPAYKNYIPIKNIILPNTIEDNTSHAFNDTDITYNYNENNHNYHFGDDHIHSFNYNQDDDEETKELRDKVNVNGIMLKNLYTGRKLKGRITSVHSYGAFLDCDVYIKNEDNRYKKILALLHKNKLTLNVGLSTDTSSEKENKELILQKNMNIIVYVDKIIKRELPPSTYKIKNEMINHKLNKNEYNNKHNNDINTTNCSTEKDNNFIFFNLTLDSSITEEKINWLQNLKLKKDSINQKILLNNEKVKQENKKDMNKTKNNYDNKMNNNDNNDNTIINNNNIIRKNRVSKVFLMNNKMCNNHCINEKKKKNYFYNNTYKEKCSYGKNFNMIFENENVERANINKKEDENIEEMKKIKKEKKKKKKKEKKLEQSKLNDNSMESDEAFDKFDEFSEFDDLFDNNINDEDDNNIANDESIIDTVGHINENINNINNNNNNDNNNNDDNYYRDEMNCILKNIYSHKETNDNKKKSSSDTKEIKSMKNSDSNKMKKYIQTSHNNDDKSEHYDDSDDKSEHYDDSDDKSEHYDDSDDKSEHYDDSDDKSEHYDDSDDKSEPYDNGKNSPSEFEKCKSFERLSDREKWKSDIRREESLYYTKLFKCNEDINDYYSTDNKKERIDDNSSDEDNSEMDEMVNDNMMFNAKLNESNNELNYKLNDNENNFNNNNSCDFSSFTDMSIDELKEEIYKRKYLLPIDVTHDNLKSRLIQICICEKNKLKFDNFPVIRYYLYDVHFTIEEIKMIILTNKKFLNKTNINKSFLDSLNINELKYLLHKSMENFRLWEPEDNIKRKILNMNKDLLLKQNLNNTDNIDERNLLILWNDFKDFMLNFIYTIDESSDPLEDIRNINMDTIQSTRLKNDNTYNNNDNSCNSNLYHNNFIYRMKKLEKENFFLKHNQPLNNQIQNQLNTKNHENKDAFENAWLKLNEINKENEQDLPQKIDVKKAMAILNDRSLLKKMKKSIDDVSDEYGNKNYINKVIRSILKHKNYFNEELNEEKLKNMSYDQLLILLDKLPLEIIEELL, encoded by the exons atgaagatTATAATTCTTCAGCTCTTTGTAAAgatatcattatttttatttttttttgttcataaaaattttatatatacttataaGATCCATGGAGGTTTCTTAAAATATGacaattataataaaaggGGCATATTATTGAGAAGCTCTTTTGAGGAGGAGGAGGAGAAAAATGTGTATGGTTCAGATATTATGTTGAGAAAATCTGATACTgtggaaaaaaataagagAAAGATAAGATATTCATTTAGTCcaataaaaacaaatactttaatgaatataaaaaagaagattgcattaaatgaaagaaataataattctgtaaaaaataaaaaatataattttacGAGGTCTGCTATTGGGGGTGggaaaaagaaaataagaacaaaccaaaaaaatgatatacATAAATCATTAAtagatgatataaataaagaaagacttaaagaaaaaatatattctataaaaaatatggataATGATAACAATGATATGAAGATAAGAGATGATGATAATGTGAATATTTTACCTTTGCCTGTTGAAAAAAATGGAGAAGGATATAATTGCcttatattatgtaaagGTTTGCCTTTCCATGTTGATAATTCTCAAATAattgaattttttaaaccttataaaattatagagaaatatataatatttatgagAGATAAGAAAGGACATTTTTTCGGTGATATATTAGTTAGATTTATAAATAAGgaacaaaaatatttagcattaaaaaataaaaattttaaattcttattacatagatatatacaattatatcatgtaaatgaagaacattatgaagaatattataatatagGTTATAAAAATCCTCCAgcatataaaaattatatacctattaaaaatataatccTTCCAAATACTATCGAAGATAACACAAGTCATGCATTTAATGATACTGATATTacttataattataatgaaaataatcataattatcattttgGAGATGATCATATACATTcatttaattataatcaagatgatgatgaagaaaCCAAAGAACTTCGTGATAAGGTAAATGTAAACGGCATaatgttaaaaaatttatatacaGGTAGAAAATTAAAAGGAAGAATTACATCAGTTCATTCTTATGGGGCATTTCTTGACTGTGatgtgtatataaaaaatgaagataatcgatataagaaaattttAGCTTTGcttcataaaaataaattgaCCTTAAATGTCGGATTATCAACAGATACTTCAAGTGAGAAAGAAAACAAGGAACttatattacaaaaaaatatgaacataATAGTATATGTGgataaaattataaagaGGGAGCTTCCTCCATCAACatacaaaataaagaatgaaatgataaatcataaattaaataaaaatgaatataataataaacataataatgatatCAATACTACTAATTGTAGTACAGAAAAAGACaacaattttattttctttaatttaACTTTAGATTCTTCAATAAcagaagaaaaaattaactGGCTACAAAATTTGAAGTTAAAGAAAGATTCAATTAATCaaaaaattcttttaaaCAATGAAAAAGTGAAGCaggaaaataaaaaagacATGAACAAAACTAagaataattatgataataaaatgaataataatgataataatgataataccattatcaataataataatattataagaaaaaatcGAGTAAGCAAAGTTTTCTTgatgaataataaaatgtgCAATAATCATTgtataaatgaaaaaaaaaaaaaaaattatttttataataatacatataagGAAAAATGCTCATACggaaaaaattttaatatgatatttgaaaatgaaaatgtCGAAAGAgcaaatataaataaaaaggaagatgaaaatattgaagagatgaagaaaataaaaaaagagaaaaaaaaaaaaaaaaaaaaggaaaaaaaattggaACAAAGtaaattaaatgataatagTATGGAAAGTGATGAAGCGTTTGACAAGTTTGACGAGTTTAGCGAGTTTGATGACttatttgataataatataaatgatgaagatgataataatatagcAAACGATGAATCTATTATAGATACAGTGGGtcatataaatgaaaatataaataatattaacaataataataataatgataataataataatgatgataattattatagAGATGAAATGAATTGCatattgaaaaatatatatagtcACAAAGAAActaatgataataaaaaaaagagcTCTTCTGATACAAAGGAAATAAAATCAATGAAAAATTCAGATAGTAAtaaaatgaagaaatacatacaaacaagtcataataatgatgataagAGTGAGCATTATGATGATAGTGATGATAAGAGTGAGCATTATGATGATAGTGATGATAAGAGTGAGCATTATGATGATAGTGATGATAAGAGTGAGCATTATGATGATAGTGATGATAAGAGTGAACATTATGATGATAGTGATGATAAGAGTGAACCTTATGATAATGGAAAAAATAGTCCTTCCGAATTTGAAAAGTGTAAATCTTTTGAACGTTTAAGTGACAGAGAAAAATGGAAAAGTGATATTAGAAGAGAAGaatcattatattatacaaaattatttaaatgtaaTGAAGATATTAATGATTATTATTCTACTGATAATAAGAAAGAAAGAATAGATGATAATTCATCAGATGAAGATAATTCAGAAATGGATGAAATGgtaaatgataatatgaTGTTTAATGCGAAATTAAATGAAAGtaataatgaattaaattataaattgaatgataatgagaataattttaataataataattcttgTGATTTCTCATCTTTCACTGATATGTCTATAGACgaattaaaagaagaaatatataaaagaaaatatttattaccTATAGATGTAACACatgataatttaaaaagtagattaatacaaatatgtatatgtgaaaaaaataaattgaAATTTGATAATTTCCCTGTTATTAGATATTATCTATATGATGTACATTTTACAATAgaagaaattaaaatgattatattaactaataaaaaatttttaaataaaacaaatataaataaatcttttttagattctttaaatataaatgaactcaaatatttattacataaatCAATGGAAAATTTCCGTTTATGGGAACCAGAGGATAATatcaaaagaaaaattttaaatatgaataaagatttattattaaaacaaaatttaaACAATACAGATAATATTGACGAAAGAAACTTACTTATATTATGGAATGATTTTAAAGATTTTATgttaaattttatatataccaTTGATGAAAGCTCTGATCCTTTAGAAgatataagaaatataaatatggaTACTATTCAAAGCACTCGTCTcaaaaatgataatacatataataataatgataatagTTGTAATAGTAACttatatcataataattttatttatagaatgaaaaaattagaaaaagaaaactTTTTTCTCAAACATAATCAACCTTTAAACAATCAAATACAAAATCAATTAAACACAAAAAATcatgaaaataaagatgCATTTGAAAACGCATGgttaaaattaaatgaaattaataaagaaaatgaacAGGATTTACCACAGAAGATAGATGTAAAAAAAGCTATGGCCATTCTAAACGATAGGTCcttattaaaaaaaatgaaaaaatcTATTGACGATGTATCAGATGAATatggaaataaaaattatataaataaagtTATTCGTTCTattttaaaacataaaaattattttaatgaagaattaaatgaggaaaaattgaaaaatatgTCTTATGATCAGTTATTG ATCTTGCTAGATAAACTACCCCTCGAAATTATAGAAGAGTTACtgtaa